DNA from Kitasatospora herbaricolor:
AGCGGCTCGAACAGACGCTCGGCCAGGAACTCCGGCAGCGGCCGGCCGGATGCCCTGGCGACCAGCACGCCCTGGATGTCGGAGGAGGTGTTGTACAGCCAGGCCTCGCCGGGCTGCTGCAGCAGCGGGATGCCGGCCAGCGCGGCCATCCACTCGTCGGGCGGCGCGACCAGCTGCGGCTGCGGCGGGCCCTGCTTCAGCTCGCTGAACAGGAGCCCGACCGCGGGCAGCGAGAAGTCGGCCGGAAAGCCGTGCCCGGCGCGGGAGGTGAGCAGGTCGAACACGGTGATCGGGCGGACGGCCGGCACCACGTCGTCGACCGGCCCGGCCGGCGTCCGGACGACGGACGGCGAGGCCAGCTCCGGCAGCCAGCGGTCGACCGGGTCGGCCAGGGCGAGCCGGCCTTCGTCGACCAGCATCATCAGGGCCGCGGCGACGAGGGGTTTGGTGAGCGAGGCGATCCGGAAGATCGAGTCCCGGGCCATGGGGGTGGTGCCCTCGACGTCCGCCGACCCGACGGCCGCCACCTCCACCCGGTCGCGGACGGCCAGCAGGCCGACCGCCCCCGGCAGCGGTCCGCTCCCGAGGTGCCTGGCCAGGGTGTCGCGCAGTTCGGTCATGGGTCCGCCTTCCCGGAGGGTGCCGTACGGGCCCAGCCTGCCGCCGCGGCCCGGATTCCTCGCGGCGGCGGCGCCGGGGCCACCCGATCGGCCGCGCGACCGCCGCCCCGGGCCGGTCGGCGGTGTGCCCCCGCTGCCGCCCGCGGGCCCGGCCGGGGCCCGGGTCAGGAGAGGCGCACGGAAACCTGTTTGACGCCCCGCCGCGCGGGGCGGTTTCCTGCCCGGATGACTGAACCGAGAGGTGGGCGGGCCGGGCTCCGGATCGCGCGGGTGGCGGACGAGGCCATGCTGCGCGACTGGCAGCACGTCCACAACACGATCATCCCGACCGATCCGCTGTCGCTCGACCAGGTCCGCGAGCGGGCCGGGCGCAACCGGCTGGAGGTCGCCCACCTCGGCGACGTCCTGGTGGGCTGCTCGACGGTCCGGCCGCCGGCCGCCGACCGGGCGGCGGGCGACCCGGCGACGGCCACCGTGATCGCCCGGGTGCTGCCCGCCCACCGGCGGCGGGGGTTCGGCGCGGTGCTCTACGCCCAGGGGCTCGCCGCGGCCCGGGCGGCCGGCGCCGAGGTGATCGAGACGGTCGTGCTGGCCTCCAACCCGGACGGGCTGCGGTTCGCGCTGGCGAACGGGTTCGTCGAGGTCGAGACCTACCTGCTGCCGGGGCACGAGGTGCCCTACATCGACCTGCGGCTGGCCTGACGCCCGGCCCCGGGCACGCCCCGGCCCGCGGTGGGCCCGGACGTGCCCCGGGCGCCGGGCCACTCAGCCGGTGGCGCGGACGTAGACGTCCCCCGCGCCGGCCGGACCGTTCTCCGCGGGGGCCACGAAGATCTGCCGGTGACCGTCGCTGCCCGACGAGCCGGGCAGCGACGGCGCCACGGCCGGCTCCTCCCCCGGCAGTGCCTGCACCAGGTCGCCCGGCAGCTGGGCCGGGGTGCCCGGCTCGGGGAGGTTGTAGGTGCGCAGGAAGTCGTCCACGTTGACGTCCTGGCCGCCGTCCAGCCGGTAGTGCAGGTACCCCGCCTCGGACCCGTCGGCGGTCCGGGTGAACACCACCTCGTCCGGGATGTAGTACCGGCCCTGGCCCGGATGCTGGGAGGAGTGCAGGCCGGCCAGCCGCTCGGCGCGGCTCAGGTCGGTCTCGGGCGCGGTGTGGTCCCGCGTCAGCGCCACCACCCCCCACCCCGCGACCAGCACGGCGAACACCCCGCAGATCGCCAGGAGCACCCCGACCGAGCGGCGCAGCACCGGACGCTCCCGCAGCTCCGGCCAGGCGTCGCCGACCGGCCCGCCGGGAGCGGGCGCCGGGCCGGGCGGCACTTCGGGCGCACCGGCCGGGGCCTCACCACGCGGTCCGTACGAGGACCGGTCCTGCGATCCGTCCGGTGCCTCGCTCGCTGTGGGGCGGGGTGTCATGGCATCACACCTTCCTGGTCCGCATGTCGCTGTTGCCCCCCATGTCGAACTCCCGGGCCAGGCCGGTCCGGTGCAGGCGCTGGATGTCCTGGTCGGTGACGGTGCCCATCCCGGGCACCTCGGTCTGCTTGCCGTGGTCCCAGTTGTACCGGTCCCTGACATGGGTCTGGTAGGTGACGGTGACCTCCGGCGGGGCGCCGGGCGCGGCGGGCTTGACCTCGATCTTGGCCTGGGTGTTGTAGTGGAAGGAGCCGACCGCGTAGTACCAGTCCGTGCTGCTGTCCGGGGTGGCGGACATCGGCTGCCAGCCGGTGTCCTTGACCAGGGCGACCGGCTTGCCGGTGCGGCGGTACTCGGCCAGGGCCTGGGCCTGCCAGCCGGCCAGGTTGCCGTCCAGGGTCGTGTTGACGCTCTCCTGGAAGTCGGGGATGTCCTTGAGCATGTCCTCGACGTCCAGGTCGAGCGGCTCGCCGGTGCCGGACAGGTAGTGCGCCATGTTGGCGCTGGCGTTGACGTCGCCGGCCTGGAAGGGCATGCCGACGGTGCCGGCTCCCAGGGTGTTGGCGAGCTGCCGGTCGCGGTCGTTCGGCTGCTGCGAGTTGTAGACGCCGGCGCCGCGGTCGTACGGGTCCGGGGGCAGCAGGACGCCGCCCCGGCCGCCGAAGACCTTGTCCAGGTCGCGGGCGCCGGTCAGGTCCTCCGCGACGACCCGCTTGGTCCAGTCGTCGAGCCGGTCGTAGCCGACGGAGGCGGTGATCCGGTCCAGCTCGTGGCCGGCGGTGTCGCTGACGTCGGCGGCGTAGCTGAGCGCGGCCGTCACCAGGTTGCGGACGTCGCCGGCGACGCCCGCCAGCCGGCGCGCGTCGGCCTGGGCGTCCGGGTCGTTGTGCAGCCCCACCTGCGGCGGGACCCGCACGTCGCCGTCCTCCTCGACCACGAGGCCGTTGGCCCGGGCCAGGTCGTCCGCCTCGGTCATCCAGCGGCGGGCCAGCGTCAGGCCGTCCGCGGCGCTGCCGAGGGTGAGCTTGGCGGCCTCCGTCTCCTGCTCGGCGATGGAGAGTTCGTCGATCAGGTCGGCGAGTGCCCGGCGGCCGAGGTCGGCAGCCTCGCCGCTCCAGCCCTCCTGGAGGGTGGAGAGTACGTCCACGGCCTGGAAGCGGGCCTCGGCGGCGGCCGTGGAGAGCTTGTCCCACTCCTCGGCGGCCCGGTCGAAGGCGGCCGGGTCGGCCTCGCGCAGCTGGGGCACCGTCACCGCTTTGTCGAAGAGCCGCTTGTGGTCCGCCGGGCCGGGCCGGAACCGGCCGTCCTGGCCGCCGTTGTCCGCGGGCATCAGCCGTTCCCTTCCAGCAGGGTGGCGGCGCGGCGCAGCTGTTCGGCGACCGCGACCTCCTGCCCGTGGTAGTTGGCGGCGGTCGTGCGCAGACCCTCCGCGAGCTGCTTCATCGCGTCGACGGTGCGCTTGGTCTCGCCCTCCCAGCGGGTGGCGCAGGCGGCGAGCGCCCCGCCGACCACCCAGTCGGAGTGACGCCGGGCGGCCGCGTGCGACTCGCCGAACCCGCCGTCGGCGCTGACGAGTTTGCCCGCTCCCTCGTCCAGCTGTCCGGCAGCCACCGGGAACCGTTCGGGCTCCGAGATGTATCCGCTCATGTCCTACCCCCGTGCATCGGTACTGGTCGTGCCACTCTTTCCGGACGCGGTCCGGGCGACCGGGGTTCCGGGCGGTGCTCCCCTTCCTGCCGGGCCGCTCGTTCCCCCTCGAATGCCCCGGCGCCGCGGCCTCACGCATCGGGCGCCGGGTTCGGTCCGTGCGGGGGCGTCCCCCGGGCGGGGGCGCCGCCCCCGGGCCGCGGGGCCGGGGCGGTGGCGGCTCAGGCCGTGGCGGCCGCGGCCGCGCGGCCCGCGGCCCGGCCGGAGAAGATGCAGCCGCCCAGGAAGGTGCCCTCCAGCGAGCGGTAGCCGTGCACCCCGCCGCCGCCGAAGCCGGCCGCCTCACCGGCCGCGTACAGGCCGTCCAGGACGCTGCCGTCGGCGCGGAGCACCCGGGACGAGAGGTCGGTCTGCAGACCGCCGAGGGACTTGCGGGTGAGGATGTTGAGCTTGACGGCGATCAGCGGCCCGGCCTTGGGGTCCAGGATGCGGTGCGGCGAGGCGGTGCGGATCAGCTTGTCCCCGAGGTAGCGGCGGGCCCCGTGGATGGCGGTGACCTGGAGGTCCTTGCTGAACGGGTTGGCGAGTTCGCGGTCGCGGGCCTCGATCTCGCGGCGCAGGGCGTCGCCGTCGATCAGGGCCTGCGGGGTCTTGGCGTTCATGCCGCGGACCAGCTCGGGGAGGTTGTCCGCGACCACGAAGTCGGCGCCGTGCCGCTTGAAGGCCTCGACGGGCGCGGTGGCGCCGGGCAGGGCGCGGCCGAGGACGTCGCGGATGCTGCGGCCGGTCAGGTCGGGGTTCTGCTCGGAGCCGGAGAGGGCGAACTCCTTCTCGATGATCTTCTGGGTGAGGACGAACCAGGTGTGGTCGTGACCGGTGGTCATGATGTGTTCGAGCGTGCCGAGGGTGTCGAAGCCGGGGAAGAGCGGCACCGGCAGCCGGTTGCCGCGGGCGTCCAGCCAGAGCGAGGACGGGCCGGGCAGGATCCGGATGCCGTGCCTGGCCCAGATCGGGTCCCAGTTCTCGATGCCCTCGGTGTAGTGCCACATCCGGTCGCCGTTGATCAGATGGCCGCCGGCCTGTTCCGCGATGCCGAGCATCAGGCCGTCGACGTGGGCGGGGACGCCGGAGAGCATCCGGGCCGGCGGGGTGCCGAGCCGGGCGGGCCAGGCCTTGCGGACCAGGTCGTGGTTGCCGCCGATGCCGCCGGAGGTGACGATCACGGCCTGGGCCCGCAGCTCGAAGGCGCCGGTGCTCTCGCGCGAGCTGGCGACCCCGCGTGCGACCTCGCTGGGCACCAGGATCTCGCCGCTCACGGTGTCGGTGACGCCGCCGGTGGCCGCCAGGCCGGTGACCCGGTGCCGGAAGCGCAGGTCGACCAGGCCACGGGCGGCGGCGGCCGCCACCCGGCGGGCGAAGGGTTCGACGATGCCGGGGCCGGTGCCCCAGGTGATGTGGAACCGCGGGACG
Protein-coding regions in this window:
- a CDS encoding serine hydrolase domain-containing protein, whose translation is MTELRDTLARHLGSGPLPGAVGLLAVRDRVEVAAVGSADVEGTTPMARDSIFRIASLTKPLVAAALMMLVDEGRLALADPVDRWLPELASPSVVRTPAGPVDDVVPAVRPITVFDLLTSRAGHGFPADFSLPAVGLLFSELKQGPPQPQLVAPPDEWMAALAGIPLLQQPGEAWLYNTSSDIQGVLVARASGRPLPEFLAERLFEPLGMADTGFEVPAGKLGRFTGYYRTGPDGAAVLVDAPDGQWSSRPAFPSGAGGLVSTADDWLAFARMLLADGVAANASGPAAGAAGGRRLLSEESVRQLTSDHLTERQRAGGELFLEGQGWGFGGSVDVEAIDPWNVPGRYGWIGGTGTAAHLTPSTGAVTILLTQLELAGPTPPALMRDFWRYAAGG
- a CDS encoding GNAT family N-acetyltransferase → MTEPRGGRAGLRIARVADEAMLRDWQHVHNTIIPTDPLSLDQVRERAGRNRLEVAHLGDVLVGCSTVRPPAADRAAGDPATATVIARVLPAHRRRGFGAVLYAQGLAAARAAGAEVIETVVLASNPDGLRFALANGFVEVETYLLPGHEVPYIDLRLA
- a CDS encoding FAD-binding dehydrogenase, yielding MAFDADVIVIGAGLAGLVATAELADAGRKVILLDQEPAASLGGQAHWSFGGLFLVDSPEQRRLRIRDSHELAWQDWQGTAGFDRPEDHWPRRWAEAYVDFAAGEKRAWLHAQGVRFFPVVGWAERGGLLATGPGNSVPRFHITWGTGPGIVEPFARRVAAAAARGLVDLRFRHRVTGLAATGGVTDTVSGEILVPSEVARGVASSRESTGAFELRAQAVIVTSGGIGGNHDLVRKAWPARLGTPPARMLSGVPAHVDGLMLGIAEQAGGHLINGDRMWHYTEGIENWDPIWARHGIRILPGPSSLWLDARGNRLPVPLFPGFDTLGTLEHIMTTGHDHTWFVLTQKIIEKEFALSGSEQNPDLTGRSIRDVLGRALPGATAPVEAFKRHGADFVVADNLPELVRGMNAKTPQALIDGDALRREIEARDRELANPFSKDLQVTAIHGARRYLGDKLIRTASPHRILDPKAGPLIAVKLNILTRKSLGGLQTDLSSRVLRADGSVLDGLYAAGEAAGFGGGGVHGYRSLEGTFLGGCIFSGRAAGRAAAAATA